The Plasmodium sp. gorilla clade G2 genome assembly, chromosome: 4 genome has a segment encoding these proteins:
- a CDS encoding replication protein A1, large subunit, producing MSKNEEILSKATPNFIYKFFTEPNSQESLNWLNGEINLICFSQMNAGANQTFLKVIDGSIPPQYYAIVHLGIEENNNTISYVKKIISIENFSITNYYGKLFILAKKVTVYLNIDHFDIEDLFKKYHLQSISYFLLNSKNENNSRENYARIANESNNNNNVNSVNNNSTYSACSGSLPGYTNRDENKSRDYYNRSNDDTNNDVNIKDNYYHNNNNNHNNNHNNHNNNHNNHNNNHNNHNNHNNHNNHNRGENWEQLRDNYKPNEYYNNNEKTYNHNTYNRQNNEHVMKEDNNKSFMTPAHLNDDNRIDKKTNYMDNTIDKQNRGKFVYKENPNIPNYNSNVDDYENKNDLHKSFSSQKSTNTYNKGPSEYNRNNMCYENNSPGNESYNKNIRSHNNENNNYYYHNNNNNNNYHHNNNMNTNPRHATHNQPYDYNNHSRDYDNKNEESSKMYMNSSCVPHATNIVKLNRCDESLHERYFSIDNNNNNMNSMNSISNNNNNNNNSVVMGHPSGSYNHESDSNNIHNNNNNSCSSKHNNYHTYDRYMNPSNHHQNYNNKDEYTYTNNDDGHSKIRKEDIGSNQELRDYNYNENNMNIIKKDEKMMKDKTLNRNNRKSTPYQNNAVIKMTDGILMQINKLSQYSSKWIIKARVQSKDNIRRYTSGSKEGQVFNIELCDEDGEIKANFFGKAVDKWYDFIEVGKIYKIGKGMIKVANKKFNTLNHDYEITLDENSLIEVLDEENENIPKYNYNFISIDNIKNMNTGSFVDIMAIVLNYQEKMQIFVKKTGQYKDKRDVILIDESFETIPVTLWEKNACIIDEMDLRDNCIVCFKYLKIGEWQGKKLESHARTKIEINPSNIEKAYTLKNWWINNKKIICNSINLSSNFINIDTQKTIQEIKKDVNLANEDTLSGKGIMFTTYGFIDQIYNNMPVYSACPDCNKKMISNSVEENEYEPSNLLEETMYCAKCNKNNIPVYNYYINLKITDSTDSIRASAFANCAKIIMNGLSADEYMKLRQEYILQENIENFDIIEKIKLNEFFFRIKVYMTSHMDELKKNYTIIDIAPVGKLLIDNCRYLIKSIKNLTSKRDIDQEE from the coding sequence ATGAGTAAGAACGAAGAGATATTATCCAAGGCAACTCCCAATTTTATTTACAAATTTTTTACAGAACCCAATTCTCAAGAATCATTAAATTGGTTGAATGGAGAAATAAATTTGATATGTTTTAGTCAAATGAATGCAGGAGCAAATCAGACATTTTTAAAAGTAATAGATGGATCGATTCCTCCACAATATTATGCTATAGTTCATTTAGGaattgaagaaaataataatacaatatcttatgtaaagaaaataattagtATTGAAAACTTTTCTATAACAAATTATTATGGCAAATTATTTATCTTAGCAAAAAAAGTTAcagtatatttaaatattgatCATTTTGATATTGAggatttatttaaaaaatatcatttacaaagtatatcatattttttattaaattctaaaaatgaaaataattctaGAGAAAACTATGCTCGTATTGCAAATGAaagtaacaataataataatgttaatagtgtcaataataatagtaccTATAGTGCTTGTAGTGGCAGCCTTCCAGGATATACAAACagagatgaaaataaatctaGAGACTATTATAATCGTTCAAATGATGACACTAATAATGATGTTAACATAAAGGATAATTACTatcacaataataataataatcacaataataatcataataatcacaataataatcataataatcataataataatcataataatcacaataatcataataatcataataatcataataggGGAGAAAATTGGGAACAACTCAGAGACAATTATAAACccaatgaatattataataataatgaaaaaacatataacCATAATACTTATAACAGACAAAACAATGAACATGTTATGAAAGAAGACAATAATAAAAGTTTTATGACACCTGCTCATCTTAATGACGATAATAGAATAgacaaaaaaacaaattatatgGATAATACTATAGATAAACAAAATCGAGGTAAATTTgtttataaagaaaatccTAATATACCTAATTATAATTCGAATGTAGatgattatgaaaataaaaatgatttacATAAATCTTTTTCATCACAAAAAAGTACTAATACTTATAATAAAGGACCTTCTGaatataatagaaataatatgtgttatgaaaataattctcCAGGTAATGAATcttacaataaaaatattagatcccataataatgaaaataataattattattatcataataataataataataataattatcatcataataataatatgaatacaaATCCGAGACACGCGACTCATAACCAGCCATATGATTATAACAACCATAGTAGagattatgataataaaaatgaagaatcgTCAAAAATGTATATGAATTCTAGTTGTGTGCCTCATGCAACGAATATTGTAAAATTAAATAGATGTGATGAATCATTACATGAGCGATATTTTTCTAtagacaataataataataatatgaatagtatGAATAGtataagtaataataataataataataataatagtgtgGTTATGGGTCACCCCAGCGGCAGCTACAATCATGAAAGCGATTCAAATAacattcataataataataataatagttgtAGTAgtaaacataataattatcatacaTATGATAGATATATGAATCCATCTAACCATCATcagaattataataataaagatgaatATACATACACAAATAATGACGATGGTCATAgtaaaataagaaaagaaGATATAGGAAGTAACCAAGAATTAAgagattataattataatgaaaataatatgaatattataaaaaaggatgaaaaaatgatgaagGATAAAACATTAAATAGAAATAACAGGAAGAGTACTCCTTATCAAAATAATGCGGTTATAAAAATGACAGATGGTATATTAAtgcaaataaataaactatCACAATATTCTTCAAAATGGATTATTAAGGCTAGAGTTCAAtcaaaagataatattaGAAGATATACATCTGGAAGTAAAGAAGGACAAGTCTTTAACATTGAATTGTGTGATGAAGATGGTGAAATAAAAGCAAATTTTTTTGGAAAGGCTGTTGACAAATGGTATGATTTTATAGAAGTTGGTAAGATTTATAAAATTGGTAAAGGTATGATAAAAGtagcaaataaaaaatttaatacttTAAATCATGATTATGAAATTACTTTAGATGAGAATTCTTTAATAGAAGTAttagatgaagaaaatgaaaatattccaaaatataattataattttatatctatagataatataaaaaatatgaatactGGTTCATTTGTAGATATTATGGCTATAGTATTAAATTATCAAGAAAAAATGCaaatatttgttaaaaaaactggacaatataaagataaaagaGATGTCATATTAATAGATGAAAGTTTTGAAACTATACCTGTAACATTATGGGAAAAAAATGCATGTATAATTGATGAAATGGATTTAAGAGATAATTGTATTGTATgctttaaatatttaaaaataggTGAATGGCaaggaaaaaaattagaatCACATGCACGTACAAAAATTGAAATTAATCCTAGCAATATAGAAAAAGCATATACTCTAAAAAATTGGTggattaataataaaaaaattatttgtaaTTCTATAAACTTAAGttcaaattttattaatattgataCACAAAAAACTATacaagaaattaaaaaagatgtAAATCTAGCAAATGAAGATACATTATCTGGTAAAGGTATTATGTTCACTACTTATGGATTTATAGatcaaatttataataatatgccaGTATATTCAGCATGTCCAGactgtaataaaaaaatgataagtaATTCAgttgaagaaaatgaatatgaACCTTCAAATTTATTAGAAGAAACCATGTATTGTgcaaaatgtaataaaaataatatacctgtctataattattatattaatctAAAAATCACAGATAGTACTGATTCTATAAGAGCTTCCGCATTTGCTAATTGTgctaaaattattatgaacGGATTATCAGCTGATGAATATATGAAACTAAGACAAGAATATATACTACaagaaaatattgaaaactttgatattatagaaaaaatcaAATTAAACGAATTCTTTTTTCGTATTAAAGTATATATGACATCTCATATGGatgaattgaaaaaaaattatacaatcATAGATATTGCTCCTGTTGGAAAACTTCTTATAGATAACTGTAGGTATCTTATCAAATCTATAAAAAATCTAACCTCTAAAAGGGATATAGACCAAGAAGAATAA
- a CDS encoding peptide chain release factor 2, putative — protein sequence MMFFLLTLLFIYYNNLIYVDTINTSINIQKYANFIIPTFNNKRTTVVVGRKIYLNTLSKNNFEVIQKKLEDIGIYPSHLEEMFVKGTGSGGQKVNKTNNCVIIKYKNNQNNNIIIKCHKYRCLQNNRIYARELLYKKITALKEKAKREIIHKEEKEKRKVLRLSEKEKNESINFKKRRSEIKKDRQKRIKYDDIY from the exons atgatgttttttttgttgactctcctttttatttattacaataatttaatatatgtagatACTATAAACACatcaataaatatacaaaag TATGCTAATTTTATTATCCctacatttaataataaaaggacTACAGTGGTAGTAGGACGtaagatatatttaaacaCACTCTCAAAAAACAATTTTGAAgtcatacaaaaaaaattagaagacATAGGAATATATCCTAGTCACCTAGAAGAAATGTTTGTGAAAGGTACTGGTTCAGGTGGACAAAAAGTCAATAAAACTAATAACTGTgttatcataaaatataagaataatcaaaataataatataattataaaatgtcACAAGTACAG GTGCTTACAAAACAATCGTATTTATGCAcgagaattattatataagaaaattacagccttaaaagaaaaagcaAAACGAGAAATAATACATAAGGAAGAG aagGAGAAAAGAAAAGTTTTACGACTCagtgaaaaagaaaaaaacgaatctataaattttaaaaaaagaagatcaGAAATTAAAAAGGACAGACAAAAACgtataaaatatgatgacATATATTGA
- a CDS encoding zinc finger protein, putative codes for MSEDINFIESNNNNNNIINNIQNNSVNNISILTHNTNVNILSKVDNNVCDVKNIYNIKKEDVIIEEYMDINKSSTINLDHNKQVNIYIENSDLNKKIYTCHTCNIQIYNYSFFRYHFKSEWHKYNLKRKLLNLHCVNEYVFNEKLKNLKKNEDQENQKKDKRENQGSSHLSHKKHNASNKKKKEKNIANFNNDNINNNIIYNEDNYNNHITKCNNDINRHISNTNISSTPNNNNNNNISSNSIKYATKENVLLTKNVKYDNPAVCFFDNRIFNSIEENIKHMNDNYTFYIPDLKYVTNVKKILLTIGKKIYEENICIYCFKYAKCVKSLQAHMICKSHTKIHTNFMVYIQKYYDFSKTYVDLLNKYINNKQDKKLLLYMLNHEQNKDQQLEIDDKENNISDNHLKNSNVITKNKPSNHTENNSDDDTNDSYILKKENNEDTSLSNSYDNNDNSSDDNNSDDYKIKETDLNKNIDYNKIYQVLEEFGYIKPELNEYNNLILPDGSEAINRKLAYIFKQKLPLENKTNLSSKYNQIDLLKNKKDKHLQQRKYKYYIDIMKKYNLNLNLKTNNLNKFYKSDSIFFL; via the coding sequence atGAGTGAAGATATAAACTTTATAGAGagcaacaacaacaataataatatcattaacAACATACAGAATAATAGtgtgaataatatatctattcTGACACATAACAcaaatgttaatatattatcaaaggTAGATAATAATGTATGTGATGTgaagaatatttataatataaaaaaagaagatgtTATAATTGAAGAGTATATGGATATTAATAAGAGTAGTACAATAAATCTAGATCATAATAAAcaagttaatatatatattgaaaatagcgatcttaataaaaaaatatatacatgtcaTACAtgtaatatacaaatatataattattctttttttcgtTATCATTTTAAATCAGAATggcataaatataatttgaaaagaaaattattaaatttacatTGTGTAAATGAATATGTttttaatgaaaaattaaaaaatttaaaaaaaaatgaagatcaagagaatcaaaaaaaagataaaagagAAAATCAAGGTAGTAGCCACTTGAGTCATAAAAAGCATAACgcaagtaataaaaaaaaaaaggaaaaaaatattgcgaattttaataatgataatattaataataatattatttacaatgaagataattataataatcatataaccaaatgtaataatgatataaatagaCATATCagtaatacaaatatttcaTCTACcccaaataataataataataataatatatccaGCAACAGTATAAAATATGCTACAAAAGAAAATGTTCTTTTAACAAAAAATGTGAAATATGATAATCCAGCTGTCTGTTTTTTTGATAATCGTATTTTTAATTCcatagaagaaaatataaaacatatgaatgataattataCCTTTTATATTCCTgatttaaaatatgtaaccaatgtgaaaaaaattcttttaactattggaaaaaaaatatatgaagaaaatatatgtatctatTGTTTTAAATATGCTAAATGTGTTAAATCATTACAAGCACATATGATATGTAAAAGTCATACCAAGATACATACTAATTTTATGGtttatattcaaaaatattatgactTCTCAAAAACATATGtggatttattaaataaatatattaataataaacaagACAAAAAATTACTCCTCTATATGTTAAAtcatgaacaaaataaagatCAACAATTAGAAATAGATGataaggaaaataatattagtgATAATCATTTGAAAAATTCCAATgttattacaaaaaataaacctTCTAATCATACAGAGAATAATTCTGATGATGATACTAATGatagttatatattaaaaaaagaaaataacgAAGATACATCTTTATCAAActcatatgataataatgataatagtaGTGATGATAACAATAGCGAcgattataaaataaaagaaacagatttaaataaaaatattgactataataaaatttatcaaGTATTAGAAGAATTTGGATATATCAAACCagaattaaatgaatataacaaTTTAATTTTACCAGATGGTTCAGAAGCCATCAATAGAAAACTTGCCTACATATTTAAACAAAAACTACCCttagaaaataaaacaaaccTTTCTTCCAAATATAATCAAATcgatcttttaaaaaataaaaaagacaaACACTTACAACAacgtaaatataaatattatattgatattatgaagaaatataatttaaatttaaatttgaAGACAAACAATTTGAACAAGTTTTACAAAAGTGATTCGATCTTCTTCCTCTAA